One part of the Bicyclus anynana chromosome 8, ilBicAnyn1.1, whole genome shotgun sequence genome encodes these proteins:
- the LOC112050593 gene encoding cyclin-dependent kinase 1, translated as MIIKSITMDDFVKIEKIGEGTYGVVYKGKNKVTGQFVAMKKIRLDSEDEGIPSTAIREISLLKELEHPNIVKLEDVLMEEARLYLIFEFLSMDLKKYMDSLGAGKFMDPSVVKSYLYQINSAILYCHQRRILHRDLKPQNLLIDKTGIIKVADFGLGRAFGVPVRVYTHEVVTLWYRAPEVLLGSQRYSCPVDIWSIGCIFAEMSSKKPLFQGDSEIDQLFRIFRMLKTPTEDIWPGVSSLPDYKPTFPNWTSFNLHNHVQNLDERGMDLLQKMLVYDPVLRIIAKDVTNHPYFDDLRLPAGLPARAAL; from the exons atgattattaaatcaataaCCATGGATGACTTcgttaaaatagaaaaaattggAGAAGGAACATATGGAGTAGTGTACAAAGGTAAAAACAAAGTCACTGGACAGTTTGTCGCTATGAAGAAAATTAGATTGGATTCTGAAGATGAAGGCATACCATCTACAGCCATCAG agAGATCTCCTTGCTAAAAGAATTGGAACACCCAAACATTGTCAAGTTAGAAGATGTCCTGATGGAAGAGGCCCGCCTTTACCTTATTTTTGAGTTTCTTTCCATGGATCtgaaaaaatatatggattCCCTTGGTGCAGGCAAA ttcATGGACCCTAGTGTAGTAAAGAGCTACCTGTACCAGATCAACAGCGCCATATTGTATTGCCATCAACGCCGGATTTTGCATCGTGATTTAAAACCACAGAACTTACTTATAGATAAGACTGGAATTATTAAG GTGGCTGACTTTGGGCTTGGCCGTGCCTTTGGTGTGCCAGTGAGAGTGTACACCCACGAAGTGGTCACACTGTGGTACAGAGCACCAGAAGTTCTGCTTGGTAGTCAAAG GTACTCTTGTCCGGTCGATATATGGTCAATTGGGTGCATTTTTGCTGAGATGTCATCCAAGAAGCCGTTGTTCCAAGGAGATTCTGAAATTGACCAACTGTTCCGTATATTCAG AATGCTGAAAACCCCGACAGAAGACATCTGGCCGGGCGTGTCTTCTCTGCCGGACTACAAACCCACCTTCCCGAACTGGACCAGCTTCAACTTGCATAATCAT GTGCAAAACTTGGACGAGAGGGGCATGGACTTGCTCCAGAAAATGCTAGTGTACGACCCGGTGCTTCGCATCATCGCCAAGGATGTCACTAATCACCCTTACTTCGACGACCTCAGGCTGCCGGCGGGCCTGCCCGCGCGCGCTGCCCTTTGA